Proteins from a single region of Streptomyces sp. TN58:
- a CDS encoding NUDIX domain-containing protein, with protein sequence MRPLVPPSRSHIRDLVTAYLERHPAEIPLLAPLLRLLGEDAEPTSRSTMPGHITCSAVVVDHDRRVLLIHHNLFRLMLAPGGHVETADRSLLETALREVHEEAGIPPGALCATASYGSLPIDIDVFDIDANPAKNEGPHQHWDFRFVFQLVDRDVEVTVQPEEVSAPEWVAFDQVTAPQLRAKLCASGLDGRIEPVNASALIHDGHGRYLLHLRDDLPGIWEPGAWALLGGGREPGDTSLEDTVRRELREEAGLEPGVVEPFAVELATGTDGLTVPVQVFTAQWNGDPTGLPLTEGVMLAWFHPDTMARLRLSPSTLDLVRRHAQHAARSTTAPQGGGSGPDRPKAGSTSVPHIVGVHLYLERDGQVLLGLRHPGSAYAGGTHHFLAGHCEQESAVACLVREAQEEAGLLIDPGDVELAHVVHMVDKPGDQPRIGFVFRARQWTGTPEVREPDRCVSWSWWPADALPQPIVPYTRAAIEGIRAGRPYTELGWT encoded by the coding sequence GTGAGGCCTCTCGTGCCGCCCTCCCGCTCCCACATCCGCGATCTCGTCACCGCCTACCTGGAACGGCACCCGGCTGAAATTCCGCTGCTGGCGCCTCTGTTGCGGCTGTTGGGCGAAGACGCCGAGCCCACGAGCCGCTCGACCATGCCGGGGCACATCACGTGCAGCGCGGTCGTCGTCGACCACGACCGCCGTGTCCTTCTCATCCACCACAACCTCTTCCGGCTGATGCTCGCACCAGGAGGCCACGTCGAGACAGCGGATCGCTCGCTCTTGGAGACGGCGCTCCGCGAAGTCCACGAGGAAGCCGGCATCCCGCCCGGCGCCCTGTGCGCCACCGCCTCGTACGGTTCCCTGCCCATCGACATCGACGTCTTCGACATCGACGCCAACCCGGCCAAGAACGAAGGCCCGCACCAGCACTGGGACTTCCGCTTCGTCTTCCAGCTCGTGGACAGGGACGTCGAGGTCACGGTGCAGCCGGAGGAGGTCTCCGCCCCGGAGTGGGTCGCCTTCGACCAGGTCACGGCCCCGCAGCTGCGGGCGAAGCTCTGCGCCTCCGGGCTCGACGGCCGCATCGAGCCGGTCAACGCCTCGGCGTTGATCCACGACGGGCACGGCCGCTACCTGCTACACCTGCGCGATGACCTCCCCGGCATCTGGGAACCCGGGGCCTGGGCCCTGCTCGGCGGAGGCCGCGAGCCGGGCGACACCTCGCTCGAAGACACCGTCCGCCGTGAACTGCGGGAGGAAGCCGGACTCGAGCCCGGGGTCGTGGAGCCGTTCGCCGTCGAACTCGCCACCGGCACTGACGGGCTGACCGTGCCCGTGCAGGTGTTCACCGCCCAGTGGAACGGCGACCCCACCGGCCTGCCACTCACCGAGGGCGTGATGCTAGCCTGGTTCCACCCCGACACCATGGCGCGCCTGCGGCTGAGCCCCTCCACCCTGGACCTCGTACGCAGGCACGCCCAGCACGCCGCCCGCAGCACGACGGCGCCCCAGGGCGGAGGCAGCGGGCCGGACAGGCCGAAGGCGGGCAGCACCAGCGTCCCGCACATCGTCGGCGTCCACCTCTACCTGGAACGCGACGGCCAGGTGCTGCTCGGCCTGCGCCACCCCGGCTCCGCGTACGCCGGCGGCACCCACCACTTCCTCGCCGGGCACTGCGAGCAGGAGTCCGCCGTGGCCTGCCTGGTCCGCGAGGCCCAGGAAGAGGCCGGACTGCTCATCGACCCAGGCGACGTCGAGCTCGCCCACGTGGTGCACATGGTCGACAAGCCCGGGGACCAGCCCCGCATCGGGTTCGTCTTCCGTGCCCGACAGTGGACGGGGACACCCGAGGTCCGGGAGCCGGACCGTTGCGTCTCCTGGAGCTGGTGGCCCGCCGACGCCCTTCCGCAGCCGATCGTCCCCTACACCCGGGCCGCGATCGAAGGCATCCGAGCCGGTCGTCCCTACACCGAGCTCGGGTGGACCTGA
- a CDS encoding MFS transporter → MVTLPRPRPSVRKTAPLLGPGFRLYLGGESAGLVGTSVHLVALPTLAVLELDATAGQAALLASLAHLPTFLLALPAGGIVDRYAKRVLLVGTDLAGAVVVTVVPMAALAGALSMSVLYAVALVLGAVTVLHQAAAIAIVPQLVEPALLHRANARVGAAFGAADTAGTYVGTAVVAAVGAAKAFWLDALSYLVSACCASRIPEPGQPAAGEGRPRRRLAGEIWEGLAYTARTPLVRDLVFALTLTGVGVGVTGALFAYYLLTALEAGPTGLGIVMGVSGAGALAGALAAPRIVARFGPGPTLLAGFAACPVAGLPLLFARPGPVWLAALAAAGGLQLAAAAVAGTTQRSVRQQICPPHLQARAQQTSTWLVSGSKPFAALAGGAVATAFGARTALAVGTLVLVLPVIVLWRSPVSRLTAMPVPAPPPGDSAPARGARPPADAPGARPHP, encoded by the coding sequence GTGGTGACGCTACCCCGCCCCCGGCCTTCCGTCCGCAAGACGGCACCGCTACTTGGGCCGGGGTTCCGGTTGTACCTCGGCGGGGAGTCCGCCGGCCTGGTCGGGACGTCGGTGCACCTGGTGGCCTTGCCCACCCTGGCCGTGCTCGAACTGGACGCGACGGCCGGGCAAGCCGCGCTGCTCGCCTCCCTGGCCCACCTGCCCACCTTCCTCCTGGCCCTCCCCGCCGGCGGCATCGTCGACCGGTACGCGAAGCGGGTTTTGTTGGTGGGGACGGATCTGGCGGGGGCCGTCGTCGTCACGGTGGTTCCGATGGCGGCGCTGGCCGGGGCGTTGTCGATGTCCGTGCTGTACGCGGTCGCGCTGGTCCTGGGTGCGGTGACCGTGCTGCACCAGGCGGCGGCCATCGCGATCGTCCCGCAGCTCGTCGAACCCGCCCTGCTGCACCGGGCCAACGCCCGGGTGGGGGCCGCGTTCGGGGCCGCGGACACGGCCGGGACCTACGTCGGCACCGCGGTCGTCGCTGCCGTGGGCGCGGCCAAGGCCTTCTGGCTGGACGCCCTGTCGTACCTGGTGTCCGCCTGCTGCGCATCCCGGATTCCGGAGCCCGGCCAGCCGGCAGCGGGCGAGGGGAGGCCCAGGCGCAGGTTGGCCGGGGAGATCTGGGAGGGCCTGGCCTACACCGCGCGGACTCCACTGGTACGGGACCTCGTGTTCGCGCTGACCCTGACCGGTGTGGGCGTCGGTGTGACGGGCGCGCTGTTCGCGTACTACCTGCTGACCGCGCTGGAGGCGGGACCTACCGGGCTGGGGATCGTGATGGGCGTCTCCGGCGCGGGCGCGCTCGCCGGCGCCCTGGCAGCGCCGCGGATCGTGGCCCGGTTCGGCCCCGGCCCCACCCTGCTCGCCGGGTTCGCGGCCTGCCCAGTGGCGGGCCTGCCCCTGCTGTTCGCCCGGCCCGGGCCCGTATGGCTGGCTGCCCTCGCCGCGGCGGGCGGGCTCCAGCTCGCCGCCGCGGCGGTGGCTGGGACCACCCAGAGGTCGGTGCGCCAGCAGATCTGCCCGCCCCACCTGCAGGCGCGGGCGCAGCAGACGTCGACCTGGCTGGTCTCCGGGAGCAAGCCGTTCGCGGCCCTGGCCGGCGGCGCCGTGGCCACTGCGTTCGGGGCACGTACCGCTCTGGCAGTCGGGACGCTGGTGCTGGTGCTGCCGGTGATCGTGCTCTGGCGCTCCCCGGTCAGCCGCCTGACCGCGATGCCCGTCCCCGCACCTCCCCCTGGCGACTCCGCCCCGGCCCGAGGTGCACGTCCGCCCGCTGATGCCCCAGGAGCGCGCCCTCACCCGTGA
- a CDS encoding ABC transporter ATP-binding protein — protein sequence MSKDSASGSGAAGVSDSERLLFGGELAYDIGWDQHEGAWLKLGLWTMARQLPRLAGTGLRLAHLADARALRVVLVSEAGRGVAQAVGLVAVNSVLGHVLAAGSTNERLVQALPALTVVAVTAFLGSLLRSASTAATGALEPKVQRVATEQYLGLVYRTELSAIEDDEFHRLLDAARYGADSARRMIRYCTNTLNSAVSLIAAAGVLTVLHPVLLPLLVLMTLPSAWSSLMISRQRYISFHAFVQHARAGHLLGQLLTQKEAAAEVRVHGVGPFLLGHFRTMAETSEREQTRLARRAARIGLAADGAGGLATLLTYGALGALLWAGAMELAVAGTAVLAIRTGAASLDSLVLQVTELHQESLFVADFERLCREAKTRAIPTGGDPLPERLREVRFEKVTFTYPGSGQTLPEPTLREVSLAFPTGKIIALVGENGSGKSTLVRLLAGLYLPDEGSGTIWWDDVDARTADRDQVFGRVALMSQDFYHWPFTFRVNVGIGQPGQAIDDRAVEEASGFSSADEVLADLPRGLGTLLARGYRGGHQISGGQWQRIGIARAKYRQAEILIVDEPTSALDAVAEQRVFDQIRALAATTGQTIVLITHRLHSVRHADLIHVLKDGRVAESGTWEELMDPATGTGDFRDAYLVQAAAFDAVIPTQSAGEHDTLRAQDNA from the coding sequence GTGAGCAAGGACTCGGCAAGCGGCTCCGGCGCCGCGGGGGTGTCGGACTCCGAGCGGCTCCTCTTCGGCGGCGAGCTGGCCTACGACATCGGGTGGGACCAGCACGAGGGCGCCTGGCTCAAGCTCGGGCTCTGGACGATGGCTCGTCAACTCCCCCGTCTGGCGGGGACCGGCCTGCGGCTCGCCCACCTCGCCGACGCGCGGGCCCTGCGGGTGGTCCTGGTCTCCGAGGCCGGGCGGGGCGTCGCGCAGGCGGTCGGCCTGGTCGCGGTGAACAGCGTGCTCGGCCACGTCCTCGCGGCGGGCAGCACCAACGAGCGTCTGGTTCAGGCGCTGCCCGCGCTCACGGTCGTGGCCGTCACGGCGTTCCTCGGGTCACTCCTGCGTTCGGCCTCGACGGCTGCCACAGGGGCGCTGGAGCCGAAGGTGCAGCGAGTCGCCACCGAGCAGTACCTCGGGTTGGTGTACCGCACGGAGCTGTCGGCGATCGAGGACGACGAGTTCCACCGGCTGCTGGACGCGGCCCGGTACGGCGCCGACTCGGCCCGGCGGATGATCCGGTACTGCACCAATACCCTGAACTCCGCGGTGTCGCTGATCGCAGCGGCTGGCGTCCTCACCGTCCTGCACCCGGTGCTGTTGCCGCTCCTGGTCCTGATGACGCTGCCGAGTGCGTGGAGTTCGCTGATGATCTCCCGCCAGCGGTACATCTCCTTCCACGCCTTCGTCCAGCACGCCCGCGCCGGGCACCTGCTCGGCCAGCTGCTGACCCAGAAGGAAGCGGCGGCCGAGGTCCGCGTCCACGGCGTCGGCCCGTTCCTGCTCGGGCACTTCCGCACGATGGCCGAGACCAGCGAACGCGAGCAGACCCGGCTGGCCCGCCGCGCTGCCCGGATCGGGCTCGCCGCCGACGGCGCTGGTGGTCTCGCCACCCTCCTCACGTACGGCGCCCTGGGTGCCCTCCTCTGGGCCGGAGCGATGGAACTCGCCGTCGCCGGCACGGCGGTACTGGCCATCCGCACCGGCGCCGCCAGCCTCGACAGCCTGGTGCTCCAGGTCACCGAACTCCACCAGGAGTCCCTGTTCGTCGCCGACTTCGAGCGGCTGTGCCGAGAGGCGAAGACCCGGGCCATCCCCACGGGCGGGGACCCGCTGCCAGAGCGGCTGCGGGAGGTCCGGTTCGAGAAGGTCACCTTCACGTACCCCGGCAGCGGCCAGACCCTGCCCGAGCCCACGCTGCGCGAGGTGTCCCTGGCGTTCCCGACGGGGAAGATCATTGCGCTGGTGGGCGAAAACGGCTCCGGCAAGTCCACCCTGGTCAGGCTCCTCGCCGGCCTCTACCTGCCGGACGAGGGCAGCGGCACGATCTGGTGGGACGACGTCGATGCCCGTACCGCCGACCGCGACCAGGTCTTCGGCCGCGTCGCGCTGATGTCACAGGACTTCTACCACTGGCCCTTCACGTTCCGGGTGAACGTCGGTATCGGCCAGCCCGGTCAGGCCATCGACGATCGCGCGGTCGAGGAGGCCTCCGGCTTCTCCAGCGCCGACGAGGTCCTCGCCGACCTGCCTCGCGGGCTCGGCACGCTGCTGGCCCGCGGCTACCGCGGCGGGCACCAGATCTCCGGCGGTCAGTGGCAGCGCATCGGCATCGCGCGGGCCAAATACCGGCAGGCCGAGATCCTGATCGTGGACGAGCCCACCAGCGCCCTGGACGCAGTAGCGGAGCAGCGGGTCTTCGACCAGATCAGGGCCCTGGCCGCGACCACCGGCCAGACGATCGTGCTCATCACCCACCGCCTGCACTCCGTACGCCATGCGGACCTCATCCACGTCCTGAAGGACGGCCGGGTCGCCGAGTCGGGCACCTGGGAGGAACTGATGGACCCGGCTACGGGCACGGGGGACTTCCGCGACGCCTACCTCGTCCAAGCCGCTGCCTTCGATGCCGTCATCCCCACCCAGTCCGCCGGCGAGCACGACACTCTGCGCGCCCAGGACAACGCATGA
- the fxlM gene encoding methyltransferase, FxLD system, translating to MQGTWHQINVTFPDRATAQQVISRTLGPALFAAEERGEISAWWFMNKQPWKLRVRTVGDETPTLWDALSGLVRDDQVGQWIPAIYEPETLAFGGAEAVEAAHELFHADSRHLLTYPVQTGHLGRRETAVLLVSAMMRAAGLDWYEQGDVWDKVAAERPSPPILASELEAAMHSLLTVDARTLCREDGPLHGHADWVRAFARAGTALAVLHHQGRLRRGLRAVLAHHVIFHFNRAGLPPEDQSALSNLARKAIMGTSDTPATTPDGTRSVSTDTLTTPDPTAEQLRNALVDQIRQEGHATNPAAEAALRTVPRHLFVPDASLQAAYANQPVHVKYDTDGTSISCASQPAVVALMLDQLDAQPGEHILELGAGTGYNAALLAHLVGDTGHVTTIDVDDDLVERARAHLAAAGYTNVEALTRDGAVGYADGAPYHRIIATVGAHGIPHAWLDQLAPGGRLVVPQRIKGSVSRSIVYERRDGRWVSLGSEMNTFMPLRRGIADDDRRIIPLVTDGTVRLQAPAGTALDAEALARVLEEPRVEEWTGMTVRAMESPEWMELFISCSFDSGLIRMLFPAAAKGTTLTEDPYPSSTAVTDKGALTYLARRLSDQTTPEGGKLWEFGVIGHGPGSDELAAKVAEAIRTWDHTYRSREAGFELQSLQAPVPEERPGQFTVDTPLNRIVIDFN from the coding sequence ATGCAGGGCACCTGGCACCAGATCAACGTCACCTTTCCGGACCGCGCTACCGCGCAGCAGGTGATCTCCCGGACGCTCGGCCCCGCCCTGTTCGCGGCCGAGGAGAGGGGAGAGATCTCCGCCTGGTGGTTCATGAACAAGCAGCCGTGGAAGCTGCGCGTGCGTACCGTCGGCGACGAGACCCCCACCTTGTGGGACGCGCTCAGCGGGCTTGTCCGGGACGACCAGGTGGGGCAGTGGATTCCCGCCATCTACGAGCCGGAGACCTTGGCCTTCGGCGGGGCCGAGGCTGTGGAGGCGGCTCACGAGCTGTTCCACGCTGACAGCCGCCACCTGCTGACCTACCCCGTCCAGACCGGGCACCTCGGCCGCCGCGAGACTGCCGTACTCCTCGTCAGCGCGATGATGCGCGCCGCCGGACTCGACTGGTACGAGCAGGGCGATGTCTGGGACAAGGTCGCCGCCGAACGCCCGTCCCCGCCGATCCTCGCCTCCGAGCTGGAGGCGGCCATGCACTCCCTGCTGACCGTCGACGCCCGCACCCTGTGCCGGGAGGACGGCCCGCTCCACGGCCACGCCGACTGGGTCCGCGCCTTCGCACGGGCCGGGACCGCCCTCGCCGTCCTCCACCACCAAGGCCGCCTGCGCCGGGGACTGAGGGCCGTCCTCGCCCACCACGTGATCTTCCACTTCAACCGGGCCGGCCTCCCCCCGGAGGACCAAAGCGCCCTGTCCAACCTCGCCCGAAAGGCCATCATGGGAACGAGTGACACCCCCGCAACCACCCCCGACGGCACCCGATCGGTGAGCACCGACACGCTCACCACCCCCGACCCGACCGCGGAACAGCTCCGCAATGCCCTCGTCGACCAGATCCGCCAGGAAGGACACGCCACCAACCCGGCCGCCGAGGCCGCACTGCGCACCGTCCCCCGGCACCTGTTCGTACCCGACGCCTCGCTCCAGGCGGCCTACGCCAACCAGCCGGTCCACGTGAAGTACGACACCGACGGCACGTCCATCTCCTGCGCCTCCCAGCCCGCCGTGGTCGCCCTCATGCTCGACCAGCTCGACGCCCAGCCCGGCGAGCACATCCTCGAACTCGGCGCCGGCACCGGCTACAACGCCGCCCTCCTCGCCCACCTCGTCGGCGACACCGGTCACGTCACCACCATCGACGTCGACGACGACCTCGTCGAGCGCGCCCGCGCCCACCTGGCCGCCGCCGGATACACGAACGTCGAAGCCCTGACCCGCGACGGAGCCGTCGGCTACGCCGACGGGGCGCCGTACCACCGGATCATCGCAACCGTCGGCGCCCACGGCATCCCGCACGCCTGGCTCGACCAGCTCGCCCCCGGCGGGCGGCTCGTCGTTCCCCAGCGCATCAAGGGCAGCGTCTCCCGCTCCATCGTCTACGAACGCCGAGACGGCCGCTGGGTCTCCCTCGGCAGCGAGATGAACACCTTCATGCCCCTGCGCCGCGGCATCGCAGACGACGACCGGCGGATCATCCCCCTCGTCACGGACGGGACCGTACGACTGCAGGCGCCGGCCGGAACAGCCCTCGACGCCGAGGCGCTGGCCCGCGTACTCGAAGAACCGCGGGTCGAAGAGTGGACCGGGATGACGGTCCGTGCCATGGAATCGCCCGAGTGGATGGAGCTCTTCATCAGCTGCTCCTTCGACTCCGGCCTGATCCGGATGCTGTTCCCGGCCGCCGCGAAGGGCACCACCCTCACCGAGGACCCCTACCCCTCCTCGACCGCGGTCACCGACAAGGGCGCCCTGACCTACCTCGCCCGACGCCTCTCCGACCAGACCACCCCCGAGGGCGGCAAGCTCTGGGAGTTCGGCGTCATCGGCCACGGCCCCGGCAGCGACGAACTCGCCGCCAAGGTCGCTGAGGCGATCCGTACCTGGGACCACACGTACCGCAGCCGCGAGGCCGGCTTCGAGCTCCAGTCCCTCCAGGCGCCGGTTCCCGAGGAACGTCCCGGCCAGTTCACCGTCGACACGCCCCTGAACCGGATCGTCATCGACTTCAACTGA
- a CDS encoding lanthionine synthetase C family protein encodes MMPHPALGFAREIADRLADPVAVLGSQAASDWRRQSLGHGVPGIALLHIELAAAGLAPWDRAHAWLSAAAAEPLTSGADSHAFYGAPAFVHTLACAAERLPGAYGSALDALDRQVTSDARRRLAVAEQRIEAGELPALAEFDAIRGLTGYGAYLLRRRPDSDTVRAVLDYLIQLTEPLTHRGETVPGWWTASGPSGRPDDRYPDGHANTGLAHGIGGVLALLALAAHRGTMASGHREAISSILRWLDRWETDTNRGPAWPYWVSLPALRAGHMPVGPQRPSWCYGTAGLARAQQLAAIALGDRRRQLAAEQSLLAALTDPVQLRKTTDNGLCHGFAGLAHIAARAASDALPATAGQLRAVLPALLSAVCPPGSDPATVAASLLHPQEPGPGLLDGAAGIALALLNPSGAPTQTAWDTCLLVA; translated from the coding sequence CTGATGCCCCACCCTGCCCTCGGCTTCGCCCGGGAGATCGCCGACCGGCTCGCCGACCCGGTGGCCGTTCTCGGCTCGCAGGCCGCCTCTGACTGGCGCCGGCAGTCCCTCGGGCACGGCGTTCCCGGTATCGCGCTGCTGCACATCGAGCTCGCCGCCGCCGGCCTCGCACCGTGGGACCGCGCGCACGCCTGGCTCTCCGCCGCGGCAGCCGAGCCGCTGACCAGCGGGGCCGACAGCCACGCCTTCTACGGTGCCCCGGCATTCGTCCACACCCTCGCCTGCGCGGCCGAACGCCTCCCGGGAGCGTACGGCTCCGCACTGGATGCCCTGGACCGGCAGGTGACCAGTGACGCGCGCCGCCGCCTGGCCGTGGCCGAGCAGCGCATCGAGGCCGGAGAACTCCCGGCGCTCGCTGAGTTCGACGCGATCCGCGGTCTCACCGGATACGGCGCCTACCTCCTTCGCCGGCGCCCCGACAGCGACACCGTCCGCGCCGTCCTCGACTACCTGATCCAGCTGACTGAGCCGCTCACCCACCGGGGCGAGACCGTGCCCGGATGGTGGACCGCCTCCGGACCCTCCGGCCGGCCCGACGACCGCTACCCCGACGGGCACGCCAACACCGGCCTCGCCCACGGCATCGGAGGCGTCCTTGCCCTACTCGCGCTCGCCGCGCACCGCGGGACCATGGCCAGCGGCCATCGGGAAGCCATCAGCAGCATCCTTCGCTGGCTGGACCGCTGGGAGACCGACACCAACCGGGGACCGGCCTGGCCGTACTGGGTATCCCTTCCAGCCCTGCGAGCGGGCCACATGCCCGTGGGGCCGCAGCGGCCGTCCTGGTGCTACGGCACCGCCGGCCTCGCCCGCGCCCAGCAGCTCGCCGCCATCGCCCTTGGAGACCGGAGACGACAACTGGCCGCCGAGCAGAGCCTGCTGGCCGCACTGACCGACCCCGTGCAGCTCCGCAAGACCACCGACAACGGCTTGTGCCACGGATTCGCCGGTCTCGCGCACATCGCCGCCCGGGCCGCCTCGGACGCCCTGCCAGCCACCGCCGGTCAGCTCCGGGCAGTCCTCCCCGCGCTCCTGTCCGCCGTGTGCCCCCCTGGCAGCGACCCCGCCACCGTCGCCGCCAGCCTTCTGCACCCGCAGGAACCCGGCCCGGGGCTCCTCGACGGCGCGGCGGGAATCGCCCTGGCCCTCCTGAACCCCAGCGGCGCACCGACACAGACAGCTTGGGACACCTGCCTGCTCGTCGCCTGA